Proteins from one Haloarchaeobius litoreus genomic window:
- a CDS encoding DUF6603 domain-containing protein, whose amino-acid sequence MASNKPTKQDSSEPGTMQIVVRELLRFLEPVTHAFENGPDGVVMLVEQCGIGQYLFEEEFDKIADTVSNDILGPVTVVQNVVEAGIPEDPTTVVNDIESLIDAVVQAVEGIKQLSDLEFQHENLDEVGDNVLDFLLIRYLYVYYPDVHSAFSMAGIVSGSPPNAPGEVDLSVVSDALKDPNGAIVAALGWGSETDGFEPFVLLHFFAELLDSNGVSSSFVGTSATALEGMTTPESGTESAIEVSEEQERTQVHPAFPTGPLGKDLGLLVDNAPMQSLQIPLLRLPGQNGALGIRMVPLPTYDDGDTTRLPGLGIQPYGVASWDDSGTFGASDWSYDLSVSASTGQDSSSWALSLQPTTETALDPKLVSPDNGVIDGSIAGDATVTAPTGGSGDEAGMVLFGDNDGTNLELTSLSAGVGVSYGDEFEIHTELPATGRLVIKPSGGFLESVLPAEITSEFEVTVGWSSQKGLYFEGGATLEVPLTIHEQLGPLTIEEIFISLAADTETGEITVQAAASASVELGPLVGTVTRIGLETDLSFPENKDGNMGVLDLELGFKPPEGVGLDIEAGPVTGGGYLAFDPENERYAGTGQLTVPSGLSISVVGLITTELPDGSDGFSMMLIVAGEFDAVQLGFGFTLNGVGGLLGINRKFRKQPLQDVVRQGNLDSVLFPEDVVENAQRIISDVREIFPPTRGSHVFGPMLKIGWGTPTIIAASVGVVLEIPSFRIAILGNIEMALPNLEVERPEGMPEEVPFPPIQVNLDVVGIIDIPGKSLSLDASLYDSRIMQWTMSGDMALRSSWGEQSRFLLSIGGFNPRYTPPDGFPKLDRVAVSLDVPGGQPVIDFTGYLAVTSNTFQVGAQVNAELEVGPLYVYGGLGFDALFRFNPFSFVFDFFAQFGVEFKWFELSVGVDGTISGPSPFHIRGTVNVSVGPFDVSAKIDLTLGTDAKTKQLPAAEVLPELVAALNEPKNWDAQLPGDGNGVATLRSAKSAEVREQAKQSAAGKADEAPSPVIAHPLGTLTVRQTVVPFNYAIEKFGEARPTTYDEFRIAGVTVGGVADHDREAVADEFAPAAFRKMDDAEKLDTPDFVDLEAGTTAGDVGLVVGGEATPADATGAAFTYEETVYDEKHDNRGTPLVDIKADEVGVGHTSFTAHELSKGKRGVQPADEGLFGVDDGDDDGGLFGVGGEDFVVVEVDTLTPVVADFEQYGDDDASDDSSAGFVSIADSAVAEDVRPGLHVGTSKGRAQVELKRYANESGVDERDLQVVPANSLEDDE is encoded by the coding sequence ATGGCATCCAATAAACCCACCAAACAGGACTCTTCGGAACCGGGGACGATGCAGATAGTCGTCCGCGAGCTGCTCCGCTTCCTCGAACCGGTTACCCATGCGTTCGAAAACGGGCCAGACGGCGTGGTCATGCTCGTCGAGCAGTGTGGCATCGGGCAGTACCTCTTCGAAGAGGAGTTCGACAAGATCGCAGACACCGTCTCGAACGACATTCTCGGGCCGGTCACCGTGGTGCAGAACGTCGTCGAGGCCGGCATTCCGGAAGACCCCACCACCGTCGTCAACGACATCGAATCACTCATCGACGCGGTCGTGCAGGCTGTCGAGGGCATCAAACAGCTCTCGGACCTGGAGTTCCAGCACGAGAACCTCGACGAAGTCGGGGACAACGTGCTCGATTTTCTGCTCATCCGCTATCTCTACGTGTACTATCCCGACGTTCACAGCGCGTTCTCGATGGCTGGTATCGTCAGCGGAAGCCCGCCGAACGCGCCGGGAGAGGTCGACCTCTCGGTCGTCTCGGACGCCCTGAAAGACCCGAATGGGGCGATCGTGGCTGCGCTCGGCTGGGGCTCGGAGACCGATGGGTTCGAACCGTTCGTCCTGCTTCACTTCTTCGCCGAACTGCTCGACTCCAACGGGGTCTCGTCGTCGTTTGTCGGGACGAGCGCGACGGCACTGGAGGGGATGACCACCCCGGAGTCCGGAACCGAGTCGGCGATCGAGGTCAGCGAGGAACAGGAGCGAACACAGGTGCATCCCGCGTTCCCGACGGGGCCGCTGGGGAAAGATCTCGGGCTTCTCGTCGACAACGCGCCGATGCAGTCACTACAGATCCCGTTGCTCCGGTTGCCGGGCCAGAACGGTGCACTCGGAATCAGGATGGTCCCGCTCCCGACGTACGATGACGGTGACACGACGCGTCTTCCCGGCCTCGGTATCCAGCCGTACGGGGTTGCGAGCTGGGACGACAGCGGAACCTTCGGGGCAAGCGACTGGAGCTACGACCTGTCCGTCTCCGCGTCGACGGGTCAAGATTCGTCTAGCTGGGCCCTCTCACTGCAACCGACGACGGAGACGGCACTGGACCCGAAACTCGTCTCACCGGACAACGGCGTCATCGACGGAAGTATCGCCGGCGATGCGACGGTTACGGCACCGACGGGCGGCTCCGGCGACGAAGCAGGAATGGTCCTGTTCGGCGACAACGACGGGACGAACCTGGAACTCACATCGCTGTCTGCCGGGGTCGGAGTCTCCTACGGCGACGAATTCGAGATACACACAGAGTTACCGGCAACTGGGCGCCTGGTCATCAAACCGAGCGGTGGGTTCCTCGAATCGGTGCTGCCAGCGGAGATCACGTCCGAGTTCGAGGTGACGGTCGGGTGGTCCAGCCAGAAAGGTCTCTACTTCGAGGGTGGGGCAACGCTCGAGGTGCCGCTGACCATCCACGAGCAACTCGGGCCGCTCACCATCGAGGAGATATTCATCTCGCTCGCCGCTGACACCGAGACTGGCGAGATAACCGTCCAGGCAGCCGCCTCGGCCTCGGTCGAACTCGGCCCGCTCGTCGGCACGGTCACGCGCATCGGCCTCGAGACCGACCTCTCGTTCCCCGAGAACAAGGACGGGAACATGGGCGTGCTCGACCTCGAACTCGGCTTCAAGCCGCCGGAAGGCGTCGGGCTGGACATCGAGGCTGGCCCCGTCACGGGCGGCGGCTACCTCGCGTTCGACCCGGAGAACGAGCGGTACGCGGGGACCGGCCAGCTCACCGTCCCGAGCGGGCTGAGCATCTCCGTCGTGGGGCTCATCACGACCGAACTCCCCGACGGCTCGGACGGCTTCTCGATGATGCTCATCGTGGCCGGGGAGTTCGACGCGGTCCAGCTCGGCTTCGGCTTCACGCTGAACGGGGTCGGCGGGCTGCTCGGCATCAACCGGAAGTTCCGCAAACAGCCGCTGCAGGACGTGGTCAGGCAGGGCAACCTCGACAGCGTGCTGTTCCCGGAGGACGTCGTCGAGAACGCCCAGCGCATCATCTCCGACGTGCGCGAGATCTTCCCGCCGACGCGCGGGAGCCACGTGTTCGGGCCGATGCTGAAGATCGGCTGGGGGACGCCGACCATCATCGCGGCCTCGGTCGGCGTCGTGCTGGAGATCCCGAGCTTCCGCATCGCCATCCTCGGGAACATCGAGATGGCGCTGCCGAACCTGGAGGTCGAGCGCCCCGAGGGGATGCCGGAGGAGGTGCCGTTCCCGCCGATCCAGGTGAACCTGGACGTGGTCGGCATCATCGACATCCCGGGGAAGTCGCTCTCGCTCGACGCGTCGCTGTACGACTCGCGCATCATGCAGTGGACGATGTCGGGCGACATGGCGCTGCGGTCGTCGTGGGGCGAGCAGTCGCGGTTCCTGCTCTCCATCGGCGGCTTCAACCCGCGGTACACGCCGCCGGACGGCTTCCCGAAGCTCGACCGCGTGGCGGTGAGTCTGGACGTGCCCGGCGGCCAGCCCGTCATCGACTTCACGGGCTACCTGGCGGTCACGTCGAACACGTTCCAGGTGGGCGCGCAGGTCAACGCCGAGCTCGAGGTCGGCCCGCTGTACGTCTACGGCGGGCTCGGCTTCGACGCGCTGTTCCGGTTCAACCCGTTCTCGTTCGTCTTCGACTTCTTCGCCCAGTTCGGGGTGGAGTTCAAGTGGTTCGAGCTGTCCGTCGGCGTCGACGGCACCATCTCCGGGCCGTCGCCGTTCCACATCCGCGGCACGGTCAACGTCTCCGTCGGGCCGTTCGACGTCTCGGCGAAGATCGACCTCACGCTCGGCACGGACGCGAAGACGAAGCAGCTCCCGGCGGCGGAGGTGCTGCCCGAGCTGGTCGCCGCGCTGAACGAGCCGAAGAACTGGGACGCACAGCTCCCCGGCGACGGGAACGGCGTGGCGACGCTCCGCAGCGCCAAGAGCGCCGAGGTCCGCGAGCAGGCGAAGCAGTCGGCGGCGGGGAAGGCGGACGAGGCACCGTCGCCGGTCATCGCGCACCCGCTGGGGACGCTGACAGTGCGTCAGACCGTCGTCCCGTTCAACTACGCCATCGAGAAGTTCGGCGAGGCGCGGCCGACGACGTACGACGAGTTCCGCATCGCGGGCGTGACCGTCGGCGGCGTCGCCGACCACGACCGCGAGGCCGTCGCGGACGAGTTCGCACCCGCCGCCTTCCGGAAGATGGACGACGCGGAGAAGCTCGACACCCCGGACTTCGTCGACCTCGAGGCCGGGACGACCGCAGGCGATGTCGGCCTCGTCGTCGGCGGCGAGGCGACCCCCGCCGACGCGACCGGAGCCGCGTTCACCTACGAGGAGACGGTGTACGACGAGAAGCACGACAACCGTGGGACGCCGCTGGTCGACATCAAGGCCGACGAGGTCGGCGTCGGCCACACGTCGTTCACCGCTCACGAGCTCTCGAAGGGCAAGCGCGGCGTCCAGCCCGCGGACGAGGGGCTGTTCGGCGTGGACGACGGCGACGACGACGGCGGGCTGTTCGGCGTCGGCGGCGAGGACTTCGTCGTCGTCGAGGTGGACACGCTCACGCCGGTTGTCGCCGACTTCGAGCAGTACGGCGACGACGACGCGAGCGACGACAGCTCCGCGGGCTTCGTCTCCATCGCCGACAGCGCCGTGGCCGAGGACGTCAGGCCGGGGCTCCACGTCGGCACCTCGAAGGGACGCGCACAGGTCGAACTGAAGCGGTACGCGAACGAGTCCGGCGTGGACGAGCGCGACCTCCAGGTCGTGCCCGCCAACAGCCTGGAGGACGACGAATGA